The following coding sequences are from one Candidatus Hydrogenedens sp. window:
- a CDS encoding FAD-dependent oxidoreductase yields MKRRIIIVGGVAGGMSCATRLKRLDDNLEVIVFEKGSDVSYANCGMPYHIGGIIPDRSSLLVQTVKGLQGRYGLDIRTQHEVISINKEKKEILVKNLTNNTVLTFPYDVLVLATGSTPVIPPIPGADGPNVHVLNHLSDMDKIIQSLETAKHVCVIGAGFIGLELAENLRHRGLDVSLVEMQDHVMPRMDSEMTTPILQELVLNKVNVYLQETAQQIENGKVILKSGKTIESDLACLCVGVRPNSQLAKEAGIDLSPSGHIRVNEFMQTSDPNIYAVGDVVEVKDIVTGGRTSVPLAGPANRQGRITADHICGRNSTFGGIQGTGIVKVFNIASAQTGITEAQAKKLNIDYKKAYVHPMQHPRYYPGAQPVSVKILFRTDGSILGAQVVGSEGVESMINTLAMAIRHNRTVFDLEDEELAYSPQWGGAKHGINMVGYVASNILRGDVDIVNPDDMPQNAYILDVREPDEAEAGAIPNATLIPVDQLRMRVNEIPRDKPIITYCAVGLRGYIAYRFLKQQGFNVYNLNGGFRTWAWFHKKPPLQQTFPSSTSSVKIKSGPADDSIVTPNRHQLDVSGMQCPGPILKVKQVIEKLQPGDILEVYATDVGFTCDVPAWCAKTGHRVLQVRPEKKGYIVEIVKGTTPSEIENTDTACSVPTQKAVTIICFSNDLDRVMAAFVIANGSIAMGYKTTIFFTFWGLNVLRKNQPIPVKKTILEKMFGFMMPCGIDKLKLSKMNMGGLGTQMMKHVMKSKNVMPLSELMSSAISSGVKLVACSMTMDIMGIKKEELIDNVEIGGVGYYLGEAGNASVNLFV; encoded by the coding sequence ATGAAAAGACGAATAATCATTGTTGGTGGTGTGGCTGGTGGTATGAGTTGTGCCACACGCTTAAAACGGTTAGACGATAATTTAGAGGTTATCGTTTTTGAGAAGGGCTCCGATGTCTCTTATGCAAACTGCGGTATGCCTTATCACATTGGTGGAATTATTCCAGACCGCTCATCTCTATTAGTTCAAACAGTAAAAGGCTTACAGGGACGATATGGATTGGATATTCGAACTCAACATGAAGTGATTTCTATAAATAAAGAAAAGAAAGAAATTTTAGTAAAAAACCTGACAAACAACACAGTTCTCACATTTCCATATGACGTTCTCGTTCTCGCCACAGGCTCTACCCCTGTAATACCTCCTATCCCTGGGGCGGATGGACCAAACGTACATGTCCTTAACCATCTTAGCGATATGGACAAAATTATCCAATCATTAGAAACAGCCAAACATGTATGTGTTATTGGTGCTGGTTTTATTGGGTTAGAGTTGGCTGAGAACTTAAGACATCGTGGGCTCGATGTTTCCCTTGTAGAGATGCAAGACCATGTCATGCCACGAATGGACTCCGAAATGACCACACCAATTTTACAGGAATTGGTGCTAAACAAGGTAAATGTTTATTTACAGGAAACTGCCCAGCAAATCGAAAATGGCAAAGTCATCCTGAAAAGTGGCAAAACAATTGAAAGCGATTTAGCCTGTTTATGTGTGGGTGTTAGACCTAACAGTCAATTAGCGAAAGAAGCAGGCATTGATTTATCACCCTCCGGACATATCCGTGTCAATGAGTTCATGCAAACCAGTGACCCAAACATTTATGCGGTCGGTGATGTGGTAGAAGTAAAAGATATAGTAACAGGTGGTAGAACCTCCGTTCCCTTAGCAGGACCTGCAAATCGTCAAGGTCGCATTACTGCTGACCATATATGTGGAAGAAATTCAACATTCGGTGGCATCCAAGGCACTGGAATTGTTAAGGTCTTCAATATTGCCTCAGCACAAACAGGAATTACAGAGGCACAAGCAAAAAAACTGAATATAGACTACAAGAAAGCCTATGTTCATCCTATGCAACATCCACGCTACTATCCAGGTGCTCAGCCTGTGAGTGTAAAAATTTTATTTAGAACAGATGGAAGCATATTAGGGGCACAGGTGGTAGGTTCTGAAGGTGTTGAAAGCATGATCAATACTTTAGCAATGGCAATTCGTCATAATCGTACCGTCTTCGATTTAGAAGATGAAGAATTAGCATATTCCCCACAATGGGGTGGTGCAAAACATGGAATCAATATGGTTGGATATGTTGCATCAAATATCCTTCGTGGTGATGTAGACATCGTCAACCCAGATGATATGCCACAAAATGCTTATATATTAGATGTGCGAGAACCTGACGAGGCGGAAGCAGGAGCTATCCCAAACGCTACACTTATACCAGTTGACCAACTCAGAATGAGAGTAAATGAAATTCCACGAGATAAACCAATCATTACTTATTGTGCAGTCGGTCTAAGAGGATATATTGCCTATCGGTTCCTAAAACAACAAGGATTTAATGTTTATAATTTAAACGGAGGCTTTCGTACCTGGGCTTGGTTTCATAAAAAGCCACCCCTTCAACAAACATTTCCATCTTCAACAAGTTCAGTAAAAATAAAGAGTGGCCCCGCCGATGATTCTATCGTCACACCAAACCGTCACCAATTGGACGTATCAGGAATGCAATGCCCTGGACCTATATTAAAAGTGAAACAAGTTATTGAAAAACTTCAACCAGGAGACATTCTTGAAGTTTACGCTACAGATGTCGGATTTACTTGTGACGTCCCTGCATGGTGTGCAAAAACAGGACACCGTGTTTTACAAGTTCGGCCTGAGAAAAAAGGCTACATCGTCGAAATTGTAAAAGGGACAACCCCGTCCGAAATAGAAAATACCGATACCGCTTGTTCTGTTCCAACACAAAAAGCCGTTACTATCATCTGCTTCTCAAATGATTTGGACCGCGTAATGGCAGCCTTCGTTATTGCAAATGGCTCCATCGCAATGGGATATAAAACTACAATCTTCTTTACCTTTTGGGGGCTTAATGTGCTAAGAAAAAATCAACCAATTCCTGTAAAGAAAACAATCCTCGAAAAGATGTTCGGATTTATGATGCCATGTGGTATCGATAAACTTAAACTATCCAAAATGAACATGGGTGGACTTGGAACACAAATGATGAAACATGTTATGAAATCTAAAAATGTCATGCCATTATCAGAACTAATGAGTTCAGCAATTAGTTCTGGTGTAAAATTAGTGGCTTGTTCCATGACTATGGATATAATGGGTATTAAAAAGGAAGAACTTATTGATAACGTTGAAATTGGTGGCGTCGGTTATTATCTCGGTGAAGCTGGGAATGCCTCTGTTAACCTATTTGTTTAA
- a CDS encoding leucine-rich repeat domain-containing protein — translation MSEKNILYLILICVLFSFLSGCCVLKGTSIFFPDSALEVVIRSELGKPFFVVCTGELDSITELNARGMGIKNLQGLEYCTSLVKLDLRDNAIISISPLRELKNLVWLDLGNNKITDITPIAGLVYLEYLDLSGSDNDIRDWSPLLANVDAGGLGPGDTVTLSPEWTVKEDGTYYEDFLPVYQKLINAGVNVIFAEPTK, via the coding sequence ATGAGTGAAAAGAACATTCTCTATTTGATACTTATTTGTGTGTTATTTAGTTTTTTGTCGGGTTGTTGTGTTCTTAAAGGGACATCGATTTTTTTCCCTGATTCTGCATTGGAGGTAGTTATCCGTAGCGAGCTGGGCAAACCCTTTTTTGTGGTTTGCACGGGAGAACTGGATTCTATCACGGAATTAAATGCTCGTGGTATGGGTATAAAGAACCTTCAAGGATTGGAGTATTGCACATCGTTGGTTAAGTTGGACCTGAGGGACAATGCTATTATATCGATATCCCCACTGAGGGAATTGAAAAACCTTGTTTGGCTTGATTTAGGAAATAATAAGATAACAGATATAACACCAATAGCGGGGTTGGTCTACCTTGAATATCTCGACCTTTCCGGTTCAGATAATGATATTCGCGATTGGTCTCCATTATTAGCAAACGTAGATGCAGGTGGGTTGGGTCCTGGTGATACTGTGACCTTGAGTCCGGAATGGACTGTTAAAGAAGATGGGACTTATTATGAGGATTTTCTGCCTGTATATCAGAAATTGATTAATGCAGGAGTTAATGTTATTTTTGCTGAGCCAACAAAATAA
- a CDS encoding metal-sensitive transcriptional regulator, with translation MESKKQKTKLIERMNRIEGQIRGLKQMIEKERPCFEILKQVSAARGALRSLGQVILQEHLEECISSFSADDKKTKEFKDNLVQLFSKICSHE, from the coding sequence ATGGAATCAAAAAAACAAAAAACAAAATTGATTGAACGAATGAATCGGATTGAAGGACAAATCCGTGGCCTCAAACAAATGATTGAGAAAGAACGTCCCTGCTTCGAAATATTAAAACAAGTTTCTGCAGCACGTGGAGCACTTCGTTCATTAGGTCAAGTTATTTTACAGGAACATTTAGAGGAATGTATATCCTCTTTCAGTGCTGACGATAAAAAAACAAAGGAATTTAAAGATAATTTAGTTCAATTATTTTCAAAAATTTGTTCTCACGAATAA